CCCGGGCACGTTGGCAAACTCCATCCCCACCAGACCCAGCTCCTTGGCCTTGTCCATGGCGGGGATAAACTCCATTCTGAAGGAGCTGATGAAGGCTCCGATCTTTAAGTTATTCACTGCATACTCCAGTTCACAAAAATATGGTCATCCGGCTTCCCGTATGACTTTTTTATATTGTATCACATATAGGCCGGAATATCAATAATTTCCGGACCTTTTTTTTATAAATTGCCCCGATGCCCCGGCTTATCCGCCGCATAGAGGCGCATGAGGCAATGCCCGCAGTCAAATACAGCCCTGAGCTTCACGTCCTGATTTTCGAGAGTGAGAGGCCGGTTCATGCTCTTGTCCTCCATACACAGCCCCAGCTCACGCCTCAGGCAGTAGGCGCACTCCATGACCTGCCTGCCCCGGAGGTCCGTCCCCGCCTCGGGAGCCGGCTCCACCTGCGGGACGCCCCTCCGGCGGTAGAACTCCCGGGACAGGGAGTTGGCTACGTTGGCTCTGTAATCCGTCGGCGCAGGGTCTCCGGAGGACAGCCGGCGCTCCGCCCTTTCCTCCGTCCTGCCGCGGGAGGCCAGGACAGAGGCGAGCCCGCTGTGGAGAGTCCTTCTGATCTCGTTGATGCGCCCTATGGGTATAAAGGGAGGCCGCTCCGTATCGGCCTCCACGCCGGCGCAGGTAAAAAAGCCTTCCTCGCTCCGTTTGCCCAGCTGCCGCTTCAGGGTGGCCAGGGCCTTTTCCCCATCCTTCGCCTCCTCATAGGGAGTGGCGTCAGTATAGGCAAAGCTGTGGCCGGAGCCGTCGTCTATGACGTATGCCAGCCCCTCCTCCGTCTGCCGGACACTTATAAAGACCGGGATATATCTCCTGTACACCGGGATGGTCTTTCGCCAGGCTGCGTCCAGATTGCGGTACAGGACGGCGCCCGGGGTCATGTATGCCGGGTCGTTCACCGTCACCGAGTCGGGGCTTTCCTGCAGGTTCACGTTGGTGCCCTTCAGGACCCCCTTGTAAAAGAAGGCCACGCCGTCGCCGCCTCTCAGCTCCGCCTGCCGGTCCAGGAACACTCTCTTGCCCCTCACCTTTTTTATCACCCCTATCTCCTCCCCCTTCATGGAGGGAGTGTCCATGGAGCTCACTCCTTTTTGCCGGCCGTCCAGCATATATTCGGTGAAGCCCCGGTTGAAGGTCTTGGCAGGGTCCGGCCTGAATTCCCTGTCCGGCACGGATACGCCCCGGGAGGCTCTTCCCGCCCCCTCTTCCTCCAGGACCCGGTCCAGGGCGGCCCGGTACCAGGCCACCGTGTTGGTGATATAGTCCGGACCCTTCAGCCGGCCCTCTATCTTGAAGCTGGTGATCCCCGCCCGCAGCAGGTCCTTCAGCCTGCCGGAGAGATCCAGATCCTTCAGGCTCAGCAGGTGCCCCCTGGCCAGCGTCGTCCCGTCGGCGTCCTTCAGCTCGTAGCGGTTGCGGCAGGGCTGGGCGCAGCAGCCCCGGTTGCCGCTGCGGCCCCCGATATACCAGCTGAGATAGCACTCGCCGGAACGGGCCACGCACAGAGCTCCGTGGACAAAGGCCTCCAGCTCCGCGTCTTCCGGAACGGCTGTCCGGATGGCGGCCATCTCCCCGAGAGACAGCTCCCGGGGGAGTATGAAGCGCCTTATCCCCGCGTCATAAAAGAGGCGTATCTTTTCCGGAGTGCCGCAGTTCATCTGGGTGCTGGCTATCAGCTTCACCGGCGGGAGCTCCATTTCCAGAATGGCCGGGTCCTGCAGGATGATGCCGTCCACTCCCGCCTCCCATAGCTCCAGTATCAGACGCCTGCAATCCTCCGTCTCCTTTTCGAAGAGGATGGTGTTCACGGTGGCGTAGACCCTGACGTCATACCTGTGGGCGTAGAGGCACAGGGCCCTGATATCCTCCGGGGAGTTCGCCGCCTTTTCCCGGGCGCCATAGCGGGAGGCGCCTATATACACGGCGTCCGCTCCCGCGTCCACTGCGGCTTTGCCGCAGACCAGATCCCCGGCGGGAGCCAGCAGCTCTGTCTTGATCATCTGCCGTCACCCTCCCCCGTCTGCTGCGCCGTTTGCCTGAAGCGGCTCGTGACTATCATCAGAGGCACGGCGCCGGAGAGCATCAAGACTATCACTATGACAAAGACGTATTTGAGATCTACGGCCATGCTGTCGATATAGCCTATCAGGAATACCCCCAGACAAATGCCTATGAGGATGCGTATGCCGCTCCAGAAGGCGTGGAAGGTCTGCACCCGTCTTTCGTTGCCCTCGCCCGCTATCTCCATCAGAGTGGTGAGCCAGCCCAGCTCCGTGCCTGCGGCGGACAGCCCCGAGAAAAAGCACCCGGGTATGAGCCACAGATAGCCCGGAGCAAAAAAGTAGTTGACCGGCAGAGCCAGAGCCGTCATGGTGGCCAGACCGAAGATCAGGGGAGCTCCCATTTTATCTATGAGCCGGCCCCAGAAGAGGTAGCCCGCCATGGCGGTGCCCGTGGTGATGACCGACAGGATGGACAGCTGGTCAGGAGTGATGCCCAGCACGTCCGACTGATAGATGGGCAGTATGATGTTCTGGACGCAGGCCGACACGCTGGTGATGGTGAGGAGCAGGACGAGACACATGTGTATCTTCTCCCTGCCCACGCTCATAGCCGACCGGATGCCGGCCAGCGGGGACAGCTGTTTTTCCTCGGCGTCGGGAGCCGGCACCTGCCACAGCAGATACAGCAGAGTGCCCGTGACATAGGCGGCGCCGCCCACCACGAATACGGTGCGCCAGTTGCCTCCCGCATGCATATACCTGCCCGAAAGGAACACGGTGAGGAGCCCCATCAGGGACACGTACAGACGGGCCAGGCCCATGAGCCTGCCCCGCAGATCTATGGGATACAGACGGGTCATCATGATGTTGTACCAGGGCCCGGGCACCGTGGTAAACAGATTGATAAAAAAGACCATCCAGCAGAATACGGGCGCCGCGTGGCAAAAGGCCATGACTATGATGAGCAGACGGGCCACGGAGTTGCTGATCACGTAGCCCACCTTTTCCTTGCCCTGAGGGATGATGCCGGTAGCGAACAGGCAGCACATGGCGCCCACCGCGCAGCCGGCAGTCATGATACCTATCAAAAACTCACTTGCCTGAAAGTCCTGCCGGGCTATCAGGGCGTGATACGGCCCAAAGCATCCGGAGCCTATGGCGACGAACGTCCCCGCCAGGAGCTCTATGGCAAAGGTGCGGCGCACCCGCGCGGGCAGATACAGCCCGAACCTGCCGAATAGTCTGTAAAGGAATTTCATTTCCGGTCCATTCTTTCCGCTCCGGGTCCGCCCGGGGCGGGCCCTGTCGTTAGTGAAGTTGTATCTCGCATATGCCACCCGGCTCCGCCCGGCCGGTAAATACCTTGCCTCCCAGCAGGCACTCCCCAATGGCGCCTGCATCTGTGTTGGAGTTGTACATCAGGACCCGGTCCGGGGCTGTCTGGGTATAAAACACACCGTCTCCCGAGGTGTCATACACGGCGCAGCCCGTCTTTGCCAGCAGGTCCCGGACCTCCACTGCCAGCTCGTCCAGGTCCTTCACCCGCCGCACAAAGCCCTTGCCCAGGGCTCCCCCCTTGCGGGAGGAGGGGAACAGCCTGTATTCAGGCGAGGCCTTGCCTTCGGGAGTCAGGAGTCTGTCCGCGTCCAGCACGAACACCCTGCCCCCGGCCTTTGCCCAGGCGGCTATCTTCCGGGCTGTGGCGTCCTCCATGACGTCTGCCCGGGCTATCACCAGTATCTCGTATTCCCGGAGAGCGCCGTCCAGGATGAGGGTGTCGTCCGGCATGCCGAAGTCAAACCGGTCCCTGAGGGCTGGCACCACAGTCTCGTGAAAGTCGTTCCACCTGACAGACAGCCAGGTGTCGGGATAATATACTGCCACCGGGACCAGAGGCTCGTTCCTGCGGAAAAAGCCTATATACTTTTGCTGCTGCTCCAGAGTCTCCCGGGAATTGATCAGATTGGGATAATAGTCGTGGAGCTGACGGGCCCCCGAGGCTGCCGCGTTGTATATCCGGGCCGGGATGCCCCATATGTTTTCCTCGCCCGCAGGCTCATAGCAAAAATAGGCGCCGTAATGCCGGCAGGCTGTGGCCACTATGCGGGTCCAGGCAAAATTCTTGCCGTAGTCCGAAGCCTCGTTGGTGATGCGTATACCGGCTCCGCTCCTGGCCGCCGCCCGGGCCTGCTCCGGGAAATGGGCCCCCAGATGGGGCATCATAAAGCCTCCTGTGGACAGATAGATGGGAGTATGGGGAAAATACTTGCGCGCCATGGCCATCCAGTCGTCCGCCAGCTCCGTCATGGCTCCCCGGTACCAATCCCGGAAATCCAGATACTCCCGCCGGTGGTCGGGGCGCTCCCTGACGCTGTCCAGAAAAGCCTTCTTGGCCTCTTCGCCGTAAAAGGGAAAGTCCGCCTCCTCAAAGGAGGCCAGCTTCCTGCCCCAGGCGGCCGAGAGGCGCCCCGGGGTCCTGTATTTCTTCTGCAAAAAAGCTCTGTAGTCTGCGAGAGCGTAGGGGTCGTTGCACCAAAAGCCGTGGTGCTGGTGATATTCGCCGGGCACGTCAAAGGTCCAGCCGCCCCCGTCGGCGGAATAGATGGCCTCGCCGTAGTCTCCCTGTATGCCCAGCTTCACGCACTCCAGGTCGGCTTCGCCGAAGTGCTCTGCAAAGGCTGCGAGATATCTCTCCCGCCATTTGCGGAAATAAGGGCTCCACAGGCTCTCTATCTTGTTCTTTTCTCCGTGCTCCAGGCACACGCAGGGATAGTGGTCCTCCGTCTCCCTGAACCAGTTGGGGTCGGCATAGGCGGGCCCGGCGCACAGCAGAGGCACCCATTTGAGCCCCGCCCTGCGGAGTATATCCACCTGCTCGTCCCAGCGGGAAAAGTCCCAGCTGCCTTCCGCCTCCGGCTCCACGGTCTGCCAGGTGGAATAGCTGTCCACGGCGGTAAAGCCCATGGCTTTATACAGCGCAGCCTGGGACTCCGAAGCGTCGTTGCCCACCACGTAGCTGACGTCCGGACCCAGCGACATGCCTCCGTGCAGCGCCGCGTCCCGGGCAAGGTCGTAGAGCTCCGCGTCCTCCGGCAGCTCCCGGTATATCTCCGCCCTGCGGACAGCCACCCTGTCGTCGGCGCTGACCCTCAGGTCGTTCACGTAGTTGAGGAGCCTCAGAGCCGCAAAGTCCCTGAGCTCAAAGGCAGCCCGTATCCAGCGGCCGGCGCCGATGATATACTGACTGTCCGTGGCTATGCATTTTCTCTCGGCGCTCTGGTTCAGCTCCAGAGTCATATTGGTCAGGTTGCCCTCCGGGGACCAGAGGTCC
This region of Abditibacteriota bacterium genomic DNA includes:
- a CDS encoding U32 family peptidase — translated: MIKTELLAPAGDLVCGKAAVDAGADAVYIGASRYGAREKAANSPEDIRALCLYAHRYDVRVYATVNTILFEKETEDCRRLILELWEAGVDGIILQDPAILEMELPPVKLIASTQMNCGTPEKIRLFYDAGIRRFILPRELSLGEMAAIRTAVPEDAELEAFVHGALCVARSGECYLSWYIGGRSGNRGCCAQPCRNRYELKDADGTTLARGHLLSLKDLDLSGRLKDLLRAGITSFKIEGRLKGPDYITNTVAWYRAALDRVLEEEGAGRASRGVSVPDREFRPDPAKTFNRGFTEYMLDGRQKGVSSMDTPSMKGEEIGVIKKVRGKRVFLDRQAELRGGDGVAFFYKGVLKGTNVNLQESPDSVTVNDPAYMTPGAVLYRNLDAAWRKTIPVYRRYIPVFISVRQTEEGLAYVIDDGSGHSFAYTDATPYEEAKDGEKALATLKRQLGKRSEEGFFTCAGVEADTERPPFIPIGRINEIRRTLHSGLASVLASRGRTEERAERRLSSGDPAPTDYRANVANSLSREFYRRRGVPQVEPAPEAGTDLRGRQVMECAYCLRRELGLCMEDKSMNRPLTLENQDVKLRAVFDCGHCLMRLYAADKPGHRGNL
- a CDS encoding MFS transporter, translated to MKFLYRLFGRFGLYLPARVRRTFAIELLAGTFVAIGSGCFGPYHALIARQDFQASEFLIGIMTAGCAVGAMCCLFATGIIPQGKEKVGYVISNSVARLLIIVMAFCHAAPVFCWMVFFINLFTTVPGPWYNIMMTRLYPIDLRGRLMGLARLYVSLMGLLTVFLSGRYMHAGGNWRTVFVVGGAAYVTGTLLYLLWQVPAPDAEEKQLSPLAGIRSAMSVGREKIHMCLVLLLTITSVSACVQNIILPIYQSDVLGITPDQLSILSVITTGTAMAGYLFWGRLIDKMGAPLIFGLATMTALALPVNYFFAPGYLWLIPGCFFSGLSAAGTELGWLTTLMEIAGEGNERRVQTFHAFWSGIRILIGICLGVFLIGYIDSMAVDLKYVFVIVIVLMLSGAVPLMIVTSRFRQTAQQTGEGDGR
- a CDS encoding family 14 glycosylhydrolase, which codes for MIRRMLMCAALLAWAAAAMAGPLYVWDAETGGNMTIANEGDGSTLPAERAGKSCLVINGEIAKNVKYFYWCLPEEGVTFEKAYLVLDLWSPEGNLTNMTLELNQSAERKCIATDSQYIIGAGRWIRAAFELRDFAALRLLNYVNDLRVSADDRVAVRRAEIYRELPEDAELYDLARDAALHGGMSLGPDVSYVVGNDASESQAALYKAMGFTAVDSYSTWQTVEPEAEGSWDFSRWDEQVDILRRAGLKWVPLLCAGPAYADPNWFRETEDHYPCVCLEHGEKNKIESLWSPYFRKWRERYLAAFAEHFGEADLECVKLGIQGDYGEAIYSADGGGWTFDVPGEYHQHHGFWCNDPYALADYRAFLQKKYRTPGRLSAAWGRKLASFEEADFPFYGEEAKKAFLDSVRERPDHRREYLDFRDWYRGAMTELADDWMAMARKYFPHTPIYLSTGGFMMPHLGAHFPEQARAAARSGAGIRITNEASDYGKNFAWTRIVATACRHYGAYFCYEPAGEENIWGIPARIYNAAASGARQLHDYYPNLINSRETLEQQQKYIGFFRRNEPLVPVAVYYPDTWLSVRWNDFHETVVPALRDRFDFGMPDDTLILDGALREYEILVIARADVMEDATARKIAAWAKAGGRVFVLDADRLLTPEGKASPEYRLFPSSRKGGALGKGFVRRVKDLDELAVEVRDLLAKTGCAVYDTSGDGVFYTQTAPDRVLMYNSNTDAGAIGECLLGGKVFTGRAEPGGICEIQLH